One Microbacter margulisiae genomic window carries:
- the hemN gene encoding oxygen-independent coproporphyrinogen III oxidase has product MSQLLLDHELIKKYDRPGPRYTSYPPANFFKPSFDPTDYVELLQKSNCTQPHNMSFYFHVPFCPQLCNFCGCNSELMRDKVSVERYFTILQKEFVTVATYLDASRPVSQIHWGGGTPNGVPMHYITDVMNMVRSHFQLSSDAEVAMECNPAYMTMEQIEQLAALGFNRISLGIQDFDSNVLSIIHRRSSKLPVEDVIKALHANRMQVNLDFVYGLPTQTLDKFQKSIDKAIHLNPERIVTFSYAHVPWVKSAQKELEQYVLPSANDKLSLFHMAYERITDAGYEAIGLDHFARPQDEMAQALRKHTLHRNFMGYCTVNHAGQVYAFGASSITQIEDAYVQNNKNTDAYMDIIARQGIAPDKGYLLTEHDKVCRLVIEELMCNQFIDLDQLAKQLSISYEELLNITTFSPEKLQSMLDDHLVTWSNHQLTVLPPGRMILRNVAMLFDPLQQADSTMRYSRTL; this is encoded by the coding sequence ATGAGCCAATTATTGTTAGATCATGAGTTAATAAAAAAATACGATCGTCCCGGTCCCAGATATACAAGCTACCCACCGGCAAACTTTTTCAAACCTTCTTTCGATCCTACTGACTATGTGGAGCTGTTACAAAAATCAAATTGTACGCAGCCTCATAACATGTCGTTCTATTTTCATGTTCCTTTCTGTCCTCAACTTTGCAATTTTTGTGGTTGCAACAGTGAACTGATGCGGGACAAGGTAAGTGTTGAGCGTTATTTTACCATATTACAAAAGGAATTTGTAACAGTAGCAACTTATCTGGATGCTTCGCGGCCTGTTTCGCAGATTCATTGGGGAGGAGGCACTCCAAATGGTGTTCCGATGCATTATATCACTGATGTGATGAATATGGTACGTTCTCATTTTCAATTGTCGTCCGATGCGGAGGTGGCTATGGAATGCAATCCTGCTTACATGACGATGGAGCAGATTGAGCAGTTAGCGGCGTTAGGCTTTAATCGCATCAGCCTCGGGATTCAGGATTTTGATTCGAATGTCCTTTCCATCATTCACCGACGTTCTTCAAAACTGCCTGTTGAAGACGTGATAAAAGCCCTGCATGCGAACAGGATGCAGGTGAATCTTGATTTTGTTTATGGATTGCCGACACAAACACTGGATAAGTTTCAGAAATCGATAGATAAGGCTATTCATTTAAACCCAGAACGTATTGTTACCTTTTCTTATGCCCATGTCCCTTGGGTCAAATCAGCTCAGAAGGAACTTGAACAGTATGTTTTACCTTCTGCAAATGATAAGTTGTCGCTGTTTCATATGGCATATGAACGTATAACGGATGCCGGCTATGAAGCTATTGGTCTGGATCATTTTGCACGTCCGCAGGATGAAATGGCACAGGCATTACGCAAGCACACCTTACACCGAAATTTTATGGGGTATTGCACGGTAAATCATGCAGGCCAGGTTTATGCGTTCGGAGCTTCATCCATTACGCAAATTGAGGATGCATATGTACAAAACAATAAAAATACGGATGCTTACATGGATATTATTGCCCGTCAGGGAATTGCTCCAGATAAGGGATATCTGTTGACGGAGCATGACAAGGTATGCCGTTTGGTGATTGAGGAACTGATGTGTAATCAGTTTATCGATCTCGATCAGCTTGCCAAACAATTATCAATCTCTTATGAAGAGCTGCTTAATATTACTACATTTTCTCCCGAAAAACTGCAATCGATGCTTGATGATCATTTAGTGACCTGGTCGAATCATCAGTTGACTGTTTTACCTCCCGGAAGAATGATTCTGCGGAATGTAGCTATGTTGTTTGACCCTTTGCAGCAGGCTGATTCGACCATGCGTTACTCCCGTACACTCTAA
- a CDS encoding nitroreductase family protein, with product MDVLQNRTTIRKYSDQLIAPELLNELLAVACRAANTGNMQVYSIVVSQSHAIKEALAPAHFNQPMVIEAPVVLTFCADFNRFNKWCLLRDAEPGYDNFLSFMTAAIDALLVAEHFCVAAESNGLGTCYLGTTIYNAQQIIDVLHLPKYVVPMITLTVGYPAETPAQVDRLPLEGVVHFETYQPYSEEDIDRIYSYKESLPESLQFVKENYKTTLAQVFTDVRYPKTNNETFSAMLMDVLKKQGFLND from the coding sequence ATGGATGTTTTACAAAACCGGACAACAATTCGAAAATATAGTGATCAGTTGATTGCACCTGAATTGTTGAATGAATTGCTGGCAGTGGCTTGCCGGGCAGCAAACACAGGCAACATGCAAGTTTACAGTATCGTTGTTTCCCAGTCGCATGCAATAAAAGAGGCTTTGGCTCCGGCACATTTTAATCAGCCGATGGTGATCGAAGCGCCTGTTGTATTGACGTTTTGTGCCGATTTTAACCGTTTTAATAAATGGTGTTTGCTACGTGATGCAGAGCCTGGTTATGATAATTTTCTGTCGTTTATGACGGCTGCTATTGATGCACTGTTAGTTGCTGAGCATTTTTGTGTGGCAGCCGAGAGTAACGGCTTGGGTACTTGTTATCTGGGGACAACTATTTATAATGCCCAACAAATTATCGACGTGCTGCATTTGCCGAAGTATGTGGTGCCAATGATTACCCTGACAGTAGGATATCCGGCTGAAACGCCCGCTCAGGTTGACCGGTTGCCATTGGAAGGTGTGGTGCATTTTGAAACATATCAACCATATAGCGAGGAGGATATTGATCGCATCTATAGTTATAAGGAAAGTTTGCCTGAAAGCCTCCAGTTTGTAAAGGAAAACTATAAAACTACGCTTGCACAGGTATTTACTGATGTGCGATATCCGAAGACGAATAATGAAACATTTTCTGCCATGTTGATGGATGTTTTGAAGAAGCAGGGATTTCTCAATGATTGA
- the hemG gene encoding protoporphyrinogen oxidase, whose protein sequence is MELKTDIVVVGAGLTGLTTAHYLQKYKQSFLVIEQAKQIGGAIQTGEENGFIYEKGPSTGVMNNEIVREVFEDVKAYCSLEWAANSVNKRFILKNNRWRSLPAGVIGGITTPLFRFSDKIRLLGEPFRKPGINPNETLDQLVKRRMGKSFLEYAIDPFILGVYAGDPSYLVPRFALPKLYNLEQKYGSFIGGSVKMQLEKRKSGEKKQPKQPHRIFSAKEGLSHLTHALMQSGGAEKFMLGIQNITIMPAEGSHFNVKGVLPDGEDLLIQAHQVITTTGASSLNGLLPFIEPSFIQSITNLLYAKVVQVAVGFNRWEGSVIDGFGGLIPSKEGKLVLGVLYPSAFLSKRAPEGGALLSVFMGGVRHPEVYDMDDEAIYQLVETSLQEWMGLASFHPDLFRVFRYQEAIPQYGADCEARFIALDRLEHQYPNLHIGGNLQGGIGMADRIKQGKQLAEKVAGK, encoded by the coding sequence ATGGAATTAAAAACAGATATTGTGGTGGTTGGAGCCGGCCTTACCGGCCTTACCACAGCTCATTATTTACAGAAGTATAAACAATCATTTCTCGTTATTGAACAGGCAAAACAAATTGGTGGAGCCATACAAACAGGTGAAGAAAACGGCTTTATTTATGAAAAAGGGCCAAGCACAGGAGTAATGAACAATGAAATTGTTCGTGAAGTCTTTGAGGATGTAAAGGCCTATTGTTCGCTCGAATGGGCTGCTAATAGTGTAAATAAGCGCTTTATCCTGAAAAATAACCGGTGGAGATCTCTGCCTGCAGGCGTCATCGGAGGTATAACGACTCCTTTGTTTCGTTTTTCGGATAAAATCCGTTTATTAGGAGAACCCTTCCGCAAACCAGGCATCAATCCAAATGAAACACTGGATCAATTGGTGAAAAGAAGGATGGGAAAGAGTTTTCTGGAATATGCGATCGATCCGTTTATCCTGGGGGTTTATGCAGGCGATCCCTCTTATCTGGTTCCACGTTTTGCTTTGCCAAAGCTATATAATCTGGAACAGAAATATGGCAGCTTTATTGGTGGCTCGGTAAAGATGCAACTGGAGAAACGGAAATCGGGAGAGAAAAAGCAACCCAAGCAGCCACACCGGATATTCTCTGCAAAGGAAGGCCTTAGCCATTTAACTCATGCATTAATGCAATCTGGTGGTGCAGAGAAATTTATGCTGGGCATACAGAATATTACGATTATGCCTGCCGAAGGCAGCCATTTCAATGTCAAAGGTGTTTTACCTGATGGAGAGGATTTACTGATTCAGGCTCACCAGGTCATTACAACAACCGGAGCTTCATCGTTGAATGGATTATTGCCTTTTATAGAACCATCTTTTATTCAAAGTATTACCAATCTGTTGTACGCCAAAGTTGTACAGGTCGCTGTAGGCTTTAACCGGTGGGAAGGTTCGGTGATTGATGGATTCGGAGGATTGATTCCTTCAAAAGAAGGCAAATTGGTGCTTGGTGTTTTGTATCCTTCTGCCTTTCTTTCAAAGCGGGCACCTGAGGGAGGTGCTTTGTTATCTGTTTTTATGGGAGGCGTACGCCACCCGGAGGTATATGATATGGATGACGAGGCCATTTATCAGCTTGTTGAGACATCTTTGCAGGAATGGATGGGTTTGGCTTCTTTTCATCCTGATTTGTTTCGTGTATTTCGTTATCAGGAGGCTATCCCGCAATATGGCGCTGATTGCGAAGCCCGTTTTATTGCTCTGGACAGGTTGGAACATCAGTATCCTAACTTACACATAGGTGGTAATTTACAAGGAGGTATTGGTATGGCCGATCGGATTAAACAGGGCAAGCAATTGGCAGAGAAAGTTGCAGGCAAATGA